In Ostrea edulis chromosome 6, xbOstEdul1.1, whole genome shotgun sequence, a single window of DNA contains:
- the LOC130046261 gene encoding fatty acid-binding protein Fh15-like, with protein MSQFNGTWEDKGQDETFGPFMEAIGLGAFTEKYKGATSTATYAVDGKKVTLTYVSSLYPDKPMTYNITAGEEFDGKGPDGSDVKTVFTMVSDCEIKENERTNFEDGKNREFVITRKVSGDVMDVTIEAVTSKAKMTSKMYRKK; from the exons ATGTCTCAGTTTAACGGAACATGGGAAGATAAGGGACAGGATGAGACCTTTGGACCCTTTATGGAAGCTATAG GATTGGGTGCATTTACGGAAAAATACAAGGGTGCAACATCCACCGCAACATACGCCGTGGACGGCAAAAAGGTGACTCTGACGTACGTCTCGTCCCTCTACCCTGACAAACCCATGACATATAACATCACGGCTGGGGAAGAATTCGATGGAAAAGGCCCGGATGGTTCCGATGTGAAG ACAGTATTCACGATGGTTAGCGActgtgaaataaaagaaaacgaAAGAACAAATTTTGAAGATGGCAAAAACCGAGAATTCGTAATCACCAGAAAAGTCAGTGGGGACGTTATGGATGTG acaATTGAAGCCGTTACCTCCAAAGCTAAAATGACAAGCAAAATGTACAGAAAGAAGTAA
- the LOC125683059 gene encoding uncharacterized protein LOC125683059, which produces MSQFNGTWEDKGQDETFGPFMEAIGLGAFTEKYKGATSTATYAVDGKKVTLTYVTSLYPDKPMTYNITAGEEFDGKGPDGSDVKTVFTVVSDCEIKENERTNFEDGKNREFVITRKVSGDVMDVTIEAVTAKATMTGKMYRKK; this is translated from the exons ATGTCTCAGTTTAACGGAACATGGGAAGATAAGGGACAGGATGAGACTTTTGGACCCTTTATGGAAGCTATAG GATTGGGTGCATTTACGGAAAAATACAAAGGTGCAACATCCACCGCAACATACGCCGTGGACGGCAAAAAGGTGACTCTGACGTACGTCACGTCACTCTACCCTGACAAACCCATGACATATAACATCACGGCTGGGGAAGAATTCGATGGAAAAGGCCCGGATGGTTCCGATGTGAAG ACAGTATTCACGGTGGTTAGCGActgtgaaataaaagaaaacgaAAGAACAAATTTTGAAGATGGCAAAAACCGAGAATTCGTAATCACCAGAAAAGTCAGTGGGGACGTTATGGATGTG ACAATTGAAGCCGTTACCGCCAAAGCTACAATGACAGGCAAAATGTACAGGAAGAAGTAG